Proteins co-encoded in one Fusarium fujikuroi IMI 58289 draft genome, chromosome FFUJ_chr06 genomic window:
- a CDS encoding related to dis1-suppressing protein kinase dsk1, giving the protein MSTSPPPTPPSRAPGDQERRFKDIRSPCEWIEDYRPGGFHPVHLSDLFNDGQFKVIRKLGEGAYSTVWLAHDLRNSRYVALKILISEKTEETSHELHVLHHLAKVAPQDGMRHVTQLLTDFVHKGPNGTHKCLIFEPMGPSVNSMVYELPQFKPRKYGMKIRYPPQMAKRILLQSLQGLEFLHKNGVAHGDLQPGNILFSVQSIDSLDETSLRQEEDVQTKLISPPVERLDGKQDKWAPRYLCLAQPLAPYASVSENLRVKLSDMGGAYFLNDPPKKPITPLGLRAPELVLMGEVDKSLDIWSFGCLVFELVTGQPLFCTPAYGDRTEEDDNHILELQAKLGPLPDELYSRWETSSRYYTKDRKLYNCQLGGIAEGEEPLMLEQTSMEEAFDLAIPDLTDEEAEKVKRLIRRILQYDPSKRPMIEVILRDPWFAED; this is encoded by the exons ATGAGCACTTCACCTCCACCAACCCCGCCTTCAAGGGCACCAGGTGACCAAGAGCGGCGATTTAAGGATATTAGGTCGCCTTGCGAATGGATAGAGGACTACCGCCCAGGCGGCTTCCATCCAGTGCACCTCAGTGATTTATTTAATGATGGCCAGTTCAAGGTGATCCGGAAGCTTGGAGAGGGTGCTTACTCAACTGTTTGGCTTGCACATGACCTGAG AAACTCTCGCTATGTTGCCCTCAAGATTCTTATCTCAGAGAAGACAGAGGAGACTAGCCACGAGTTGCATGTCTTGCACCATCTTGCCAAGGTTGCCCCCCAAGATGGGATGAGGCATGTTACTCAACTTCTTACAGACTTTGTACACAAAGGCCCAAATGGCACCCATAAATGCCTTATATTTGAACCCATGGGCCCATCTGTCAACTCTATGGTATACGAATTGCCCCAGTTCAAACCACGCAAGTATGGAATGAAGATTCGCTATCCCCCCCAGATGGCGAAACGCATCCTCCTGCAATCCTTGCAGGGGTTGGAATTCCTTCATAAAAATGGTGTTGCGCATGGAGATTTGCAGCCCGGCAATATTTTATTCTCAGTCCAGTCTATCGATTCCCTTGATGAGACGTCCCTCCGCCAGGAAGAAGACGTCCAGACAAAGTTAATCTCGCCTCCTGTAGAAAGACTTGATGGCAAGCAAGACAAATGGGCGCCGCGATATCTCTGCCTTGCTCAACCATTAGCACCCTACGCGAGTGTTTCCGAAAACCTCCGTGTCAAGCTCTCTGATATGGGTGGTG CCTACTTTCTGAACGACCCTCCCAAGAAGCCCATCACACCGCTTGGCCTACGAGCGCCGGAGCTTGTTCTCATGGGAGAGGTGGACAAGTCTCTCGATATCTGGAGTTTTGGTTGTCTTGTTTTTGAACTCGTCACCGGACAGCCTCTCTTCTGTACTCCTGCATACGGCGACAGgaccgaagaagatgataaCCATATTCTTGAGCTCCAGGCAAAGCTTGGCCCACTTCCTGATGAGCTTTACAGCCGCTGGGAAACATCTTCACGGTACTACACAAAGGACagaaagctttataattgCCAGCTTGGTGGCATTGCCGAGGGTGAAGAGCCGCTTATGCTAGAACAGACTTCTATGGAGGAAGCCTTCGACTTGGCAATCCCGGACTTGACTGATGAGGAGGCagagaaggtcaagagacTTATTCGTCGAATTCTTCAGTATGATCCTTCCAAAAGACCCATGATCGAGGTTATTCTACGTGATCCGTGGTTTGCGGAGGATTAA
- a CDS encoding related to myc-type bHLH transcription factor, whose translation MADISFDYFDHPQNKQHLVPTSFYDPADFSGDSAHSPDSPLSPVFNNPYQLPVSNDWVNWDDKATLSPDLDALPKQEPFEGINLSTIPSRNSMELSPAINPHDLSGTISDAVPFGRVGLNDIDTQPLFQTPIPSISSQPPHLQSNMMHSTSNPSQMSSSLDSINSKDANGRYPSRKRKSSGSGSSSSRSSTSPPPATRRHCSPPKKTAHNMIEKRYRTNLNDKIAALRDSVPALRVMVHRLEQPCAETMEEDADEDLGGLAPAHKLNKATILSKATEYIAHLEKKNKSLARENSQLRNRVEGFEMMVMSRDQGPPAGVWA comes from the exons ATGGCCGACATATCATTCGACTACTTTGACCATCCCCAGAACAAACAG CACCTTGTTCCTACATCCTTCTACGACCCTGCAGACTTCAGCGGTGACTCGGCCCATTCTCCCGACTCACCACTCTCGCCCGTCTTCAACAACCCTTATCAGCTCCCCGTCTCCAACGACTGGGTCAACTGGGACGACAAGGCTACGCTATCACCTGACCTCGACGCCCTCCCCAAGCAAGAGCCCTTTGAAGGCATCAACCTCTCCACCATCCCATCACGGAACAGCATGGAGCTCAGCCCCGCCATCAACCCACACGACCTCTCCGGCACCATCTCCGATGCTGTCCCCTTCGGTAGAGTAGGCCTGAATGACATCGACACTCAGCCTCTCTTCCAGACTCCCATCCCTTCCatctcttctcaacctcctcatcttcagtcCAACATGATGCACTCTACCTCCAACCCATCTCAGATGTCTTCCTCCCTCGAcagcatcaactccaagGATGCCAACGGTCGATATCCCTCCCGCAAGCGCAAGTCCTCCGGTTCCGGAAGCTCTTCCTCCCGCTCTTCtacctctcctcctcccgcGACGCGTCGCCACTGCTCTCCTCCCAAGAAGACAGCCCACAACATGATCGAGAAGCGATACCGCACCAACCTGAACGACAAGATCGCCGCCCTTCGCGACTCCGTCCCCGCTCTGCGCGTCATGGTCCACCGTCTCGAGCAGCCCTGCGCTGAGACCATGGAAGAGGACGCCGACGAGGATCTCGGCGGTCTTGCACCAGCgcacaagctcaacaaggcCACCATCCTCAGCAAAGCGACCGAGTACATTGCGcacctcgagaagaagaacaagagcctcgCCCGGGAGAACAGCCAGCTACGGAATCGCGTTGAGGGCTTCGAGATGATGGTCATGTCGCGAGATCAGGGACCCCCAGCAGGAGTCTGGGCATAG
- a CDS encoding related to UNR-interacting protein STRAP (serine-threonine kinase receptor-associated protein), giving the protein MASEPRQYHPLTCHGHSRPVPHIAFSGFEKENEKEIEKKTDSFFLISACKDGNPMLRNGMTGDWIGTFIGHKGAVWQARLSPDTCSAATASADFTAKIWDTYSGELLYTLQHDHIVRAIAYPPDNSDLIATGGFEKKLRIFDLSELSSTGSPATIPASAGFEIGEGVHTGSIKFICWTQDPNIVVTASDKTIRWLDLPSRACIRHEVLDGDIKSCEMVSLDSQYASPTDIGGGLPVLAVAAGKTAYFWGGRNAMDELKRFPLTYTIASVALDLKGRKLVVGEEPGTWAKVIRYDDGKELDVHKGHHGPIWSIAFSPDGKMYATGSEDGTIKLWKNCEGFYGLWRGGGERVAE; this is encoded by the exons ATGGCTTCCGAACCTCGACAATACCATCCTCTCACCTGCCACGGTCATTCCCGACCTGTTCCTCATATCGCCTTCTCTGGCTTTGAGAAGGAaaatgagaaggagatcgagaagaagaccgaCAGCTTCTTTCTGATCTCAGCCTGCAAAG ATGGCAACCCTATGCTTCGAAACGGTATGACTGGCGATTG GATCGGCACTTTCATCGGTCACAAGGGTGCTGTTTGGCAAGCTAGACTGAGCCCTGATACCTGCAGCGCAGCGACCGCATCGGCTGATTTCACAGC CAAAATTTGGGACACCTACTCTGGCGAGTTACTCTATACGCTTCAACACGATCATATTGTCCGTGCGATTGCCTACCCTCCCGACAACTCTGATCTTATTGCGACCGGCGGTTTCGAGAAGAAATTACGCATCTTTGATCTCTCCGAGCTGTCTTCTACTGGGTCCCCTGCTACAATCCCCGCCTCCGCTGGCTTCGAGATCGGCGAAGGCGTTCATACTGGTTCGATCAAGTTCATTTGCTGGACCCAGGACCCTAACATTGTTGTGACCGCATCCGACAAAACAATCCGATGGCTCGACCTGCCTAGCCGAGCCTGCATCCGACATGAAGTCCTTGATGGAGACATCAAGTCTTGCGAGATGGTGTCACTGGATTCGCAGTATGCTTCCCCTACCGACATTGGCGGCGGACTGCCAGTTctcgctgttgctgctggcaaGACGGCGTACTTTTGGGGTGGCCGCAATGCTATGGATGAGCTCAAACGCTTTCCTCTGACCTACACCATCGCTAGTGTTGCGCTCGATCTCAAGGGTCGCAAGCTAGTTGTCGGTGAGGAGCCCGGCACATGGGCCAAGGTTATCCGATACGACGATGGAAAGGAACTCGACGTACACAAAGGACATCACGGACCTATCTGGTCAATTGCATTCTCGCCTGATGGCAAGATGTATGCTACAGGATCGGAGGATGGTACCATCAAGCTTTGGAAGAATTGTGAGGGCTTCTACGGGCTCTGGCGCGGAGGCGGAGAGAGAGTCGCAGAATAG
- a CDS encoding related to phospholipase a-2-activating protein: MTDFKLSAQLVGHESDVRAATFPSPDTVLTASRDCSVRIWRRTQASPPNFDATLVSRGSEYVNSISFFPPSSEHPDGYVVSGGKDTIIEVKSPKASSSDNAERLLIGHSHNVCTLDVSPDGKYLVSGGWDGQARVWSPQKWETELSLSGHESMAVWSVVAFDDHTVVTGCADKSIRIFDLRQSTAGEVSPSSTIHTPDVVRALCRVPNGHPSGADIASASNDGTIRLWKLNGQQVAELHGHESFVYCLASLPTGELVSSGEDRTVRVWKGTECVQTITHPAISVWTVAANPETGDIVTGASDSIARVFTRSPDRTADQATLKEFEESVKASSIPQQQVGGVNKEKLPGPEFLTTKAGTKEGQVQMIKEDNGNVTAHTWSVSQQQWVNVGTVVDAVASTGKKVEYQGRMYDYVFDVDIEDGKPPLKLPYNLSENPYERATKFLGDNELPLSYLDNVANFITENTKGATLGQTSEPSGPDPLGTESRYRPGENTQPKVLPQKDYLSITAAKYEAIFNKILTVNKNMVSSGRKDAALNPSDESVLSELRAALESNKPVPQTALPLLVRILTQWPYSDRLAGLDLLRCVAKYPLVAQFSDPTAGSLLDLAFASSLPKGETPNENAAMMGLRTLANIFSTANGRSIVSAQSDEAISFLERIVGVSSEPIGPFNRNVLIAATTAAINLSVLVHRERLLTPDQRRRLAILLGTILSRDGQTDSEVLYRALVALGTLLSASKAEAANLGIKGWIQSAVGRSSEERVKSVAAECAKVAP; encoded by the exons ATGACCGACTTCAAGCTGTCGGCACAATTGGTCGGGCACGAATCCGAT GTTCGAGCCGCAACTTTCCCCTCTCCCGATACCGTCTTAACCGCCTCCCGCGATTGCAGCGTCCGCATATGGCGCCGCACCCAAGCATCTCCCCCGAACTTCGACGCAACCCTGGTCAGCCGTGGTTCCGAATACGtcaactccatctccttcttccctCCGTCCAGTGAGCACCCAGATGGCTATGTTGTCTCTGGTGGCAAGGATACTATCATCGAAGTCAAGTCCCCTAAAGCTTCCAGCTCCGATAACGCCGAACGCCTCTTGATCGGTCACTCTCACAACGTTTGCACGCTCGATGTCTCACCCGACGGCAAATACTTGGTATCAGGCGGCTGGGATGGTCAGGCGCGGGTATGGAGCCCTCAGAAGTGGGAAACAGAGCTCTCGTTGAGCGGCCACGAAAGCATGGCCGTCTGGAGCGTTGTTGCATTTGATGATCACACAGTAGTGACTGGTTGTGCCGACAAGAGCATCCGTATCTTTGACCTGCGGCAGTCTACCGCCGGTGAGGTGTCGCCAAGCTCTACCATCCACACACCTGACGTTGTCCGCGCCCTCTGTCGTGTACCGAACGGTCACCCCAGTGGTGCAGATATTGCGAGCGCAAGCAACGATGGAACAATCCGCCTGTGGAAGCTGAATGGTCAACAAGTCGCCGAGCTGCATGGACACGAAAGCTTTGTTTACTGTTTGGCCAGTCTTCCGACAGGTGAGCTGGTCAGTTCGGGAGAGGATCGTACCGTCAGGGTATGGAAGGGTACCGAATGTGTACAGACAATCACACATCCCGCCATTTCGGTATGGACGGTCGCTGCGAACCCCGAAACCGGCGACATCGTTACGGGTGCCAGCGACAGCATTGCCCGCGTCTTTACACGAAGTCCCGATCGTACTGCCGACCAAGCGACACTCAAGGAGTTTGAGGAGTCTGTCAAGGCGTCATCAATCCCTCAGCAACAGGTCGGGGGTGtcaacaaggagaagctcccTGGCCCTGAGTTCCTGACCACTAAGGCGGGCACGAAGGAGGGACAGGTccagatgatcaaggaggaTAATGGCAATGTTACTGCTCATACGTGGTCAGTGAGCCAACAGCAATGGGTCAATGTCGGTACTGTCGTTGATGCTGTCGCCAGTActggcaagaaggttgagtACCAAGGAAGGATGTACGACTACGTCTTTGATGTAGATattgaggatggcaagcctCCTCTGAAGCTCCCCTACAACCTCTCTGAGAACCCTTACGAGCGAGCCACCAAGTTCTTGGGCGACAATGAACTACCGCTTTCGTATCTTGACAACGTTGCCAACTTCATTACGGAAAACACCAAGGGAGCTACTCTTGGTCAGACTTCAGAGCCAAGCGGACCAGATCCTCTTGGCACCGAGTCGCGATACCGACCCGGTGAGAACACCCAGCCCAAGGTGCTCCCTCAGAAGGACTACCTCAGCATTACAGCAGCCAAATACGAAG ccatcttcaacaaaatCTTGACCGTCAACAAGAACATGGTCTCATCGGGTCGCAAAGACGCTGCTCTGAACCCATCCGATGAATCTGTGCTGTCAGAGCTGCGCGCCGCGCTTGAGTCTAACAAACCCGTTCCGCAAACAGCCCTGCCTCTTCTTGTCCGCATCCTTACACAATGGCCCTACTCAGACCGTCTCGCCGGtcttgatctccttcgcTGTGTCGCGAAGTACCCTCTTGTCGCTCAGTTCTCTGACCCTACTGCTGGCTCCCTTCTCGACCTCGCTTTCGCGTCCTCTCTACCCAAGGGCGAAACTCCCAATGAGAATGCTGCCATGATGGGTCTGCGTACCCTCGCCAACATCTTCTCCACCGCAAATGGCCGCTCGATTGTTAGTGCTCAATCGGACGAGGCCATTTCGTTCCTGGAACGTATTGTTGGTGTCTCCTCGGAACCCATCGGGCCGTTCAACCGCAACGTCCTCATTGCTGCTACAACCGCAGCAATCAACCTCTCAGTGCTCGTCCATCGCGAGCGTCTCCTCACACCCGACCAGCGTCGCCGTCTCGCCATACTTCTCGGCACGATCCTCTCCCGCGATGGTCAGACAGACTCAGAGGTTCTATACCGCGCCCTGGTGGCGCTCGGCACACTGCTCTCCGCATCAAAGGCGGAGGCGGCTAATCTCGGTATCAAGGGGTGGATCCAGAGTGCTGTTGGACGAAGCTCTGAGGAGCGTGTCAAGTCTGTCGCGGCCGAGTGCGCTAAGGTTGCTCCGTGA